The genomic interval CGTGCGCCCCCTCAATGATGAAGTCGCGCCGGGGCTCGACACTCTGACCCATGAGGAGCTCGAAGACAGCCTCCGCCGCCAGCAGCTCCGCCTCATCACCCAGGGTGATACGACGCAGGGTACGGTGCTCGGGCTCCATCGTCGTCTCCGCCAGCTGGTGGGCATCCATCTCCCCCAGGCCCTTGTAGCGCTGGGGCTCCTTGAAGGAGCGGCCCTGCTTCTCGAGCGTGCGCAGGGTGCGCACCAGCTCGTCGTCGGAGTAGGTGTAGACGATCTCCTTCTTGCGTCGCCCCTGCGCCGAGACCTCGATGCGGTGCAGCGGCGGGACGGCCGCGTAGACCCTGCCGGCCTCGATCATGGGGCGCATGTAGCGGAAGAAGAGCGTGAGCAGGAGCGTGCGGATGTGGGCGCCGTCGACGTCGGCATCCGTCATGAGGATGACCTTGCCGTAGCGCGCCGCGTCCAGGTCGAAGGTGCGCCCGGAGCCGGCACCGACCACCTGGATGATGGCGGAGCACTCAACGTTGCGCAGCATGTCCGCCTGGGAGGCCTTCTGGACGTTGAGGATCTTGCCGCGGATGGGCAGCAGCGCCTGGAACTCGGAGTTGCGGGCATTCTTGGCGGTGCCCAGTGCCGAGTCACCCTCGACGATGAACAGCTCGGAGGACGTCACGTCGTCGCTGCGACAGTCGGCGAGCTTGGCGGGCAGGGTGGAGGTCTCCAGGGCTGTCTTGCGGCGTGTGAGCTCCTTGTGCATGCGGGCGCTGACACGCGCGCGCATCTCCCCCACGATCTTCTCCTGCAGGGCCCGCGACTGGGTCTTGAGGTCTCGCTTGGAGGAGGTCAGCAGGGCGGCCAGCTCGGTCTCAACCACCTTCGCGACGATCTGGCGCACGGGTGCGGTGCCCAGCACCTCCTTGGTCTGCCCCTCGAACTGCGGCTCAGGCACACGCACCGTCACCACGGCGGTCAGGCCCGCGAGGATGTCGTCCTTCTCAATACGTGCGTCGCGGGCGGTGACCTTCAGTGCCCGGGCGTTGGTCTCGATCTGCTTGCGCAGGACCTTGGTGACCGCCTGCTCGAAGCCCGTCAGGTGCGTGCCGCCCATGGGGGTGGCGATGATGTTGACGAAGGAGCGCTCCAGCGTGTCGTAGCCGATGCCCCAGCGCAGGGCGACGTCGACCTGACAGGTGCGCTCAACCTCAACGGGACGCAGGTGTCCCGAACGCTTGTCGAGCTGCTGGACGGTCTCGCTGTAGGTGCCCTGGCCGGTGAGGTGGAAGGTGTCGGTGACGGAGGCGTCGGTGGCCAGGAAGTCGACG from Actinomyces respiraculi carries:
- a CDS encoding DNA gyrase/topoisomerase IV subunit B; protein product: MSESSTSYSARHLSVLEGLEAVRKRPGMYIGSTDQRGLMHCVWEIVDNAVDEALEGHGTSIDVVVHADGSVEVRDTGRGVPVDVEPASGLTGVELVYTKLHAGGKFGGGSYGAAGGLHGVGASVVNALSVRMDVEVDRGGSTYAMSFHRGVPGVFDDGGKAPTPDAPFTEFTEASGLRVVGKVRRGVSGTRVRYWADPQIFPRPTEYDASALRARLRQTSFLVPGLTLTLADERPAEEAARAERRPSSDPEATQLAGVRNVTVGAGDLFDTSGDDGVETFLAKGGTCDFVDFLATDASVTDTFHLTGQGTYSETVQQLDKRSGHLRPVEVERTCQVDVALRWGIGYDTLERSFVNIIATPMGGTHLTGFEQAVTKVLRKQIETNARALKVTARDARIEKDDILAGLTAVVTVRVPEPQFEGQTKEVLGTAPVRQIVAKVVETELAALLTSSKRDLKTQSRALQEKIVGEMRARVSARMHKELTRRKTALETSTLPAKLADCRSDDVTSSELFIVEGDSALGTAKNARNSEFQALLPIRGKILNVQKASQADMLRNVECSAIIQVVGAGSGRTFDLDAARYGKVILMTDADVDGAHIRTLLLTLFFRYMRPMIEAGRVYAAVPPLHRIEVSAQGRRKKEIVYTYSDDELVRTLRTLEKQGRSFKEPQRYKGLGEMDAHQLAETTMEPEHRTLRRITLGDEAELLAAEAVFELLMGQSVEPRRDFIIEGAHDIDRERIDA